In Spodoptera frugiperda isolate SF20-4 chromosome 1, AGI-APGP_CSIRO_Sfru_2.0, whole genome shotgun sequence, the following are encoded in one genomic region:
- the LOC118273262 gene encoding dynein intermediate chain 3, ciliary — protein MALSYVYTKKRCEFGRQIQFAIGKTDMCDSIGVNKVEHKQYILRNPVHELTQHTPRFSQCEINTIRAEYANSGANHAEGGWPKDVHVHDPEATQRYRRKIEKDDAYIHCVMNLSPGLEKLVLQNNAIEMYQTYYAELANMPAVEQNSCRTVNVYRDGAGASKRERSGSASSGPCRPVSSICWLPDGGSRFAATYVDIDFNRETRAPLDAYIWDVDSANSPETTISPECPLLDLQYNPKDSHMLAGGLMNGGVAAWDLRMKANKPTAASPPHVAHRDLVRNVLFINSKSGLEFFSGGPDGVVKWWDIRKIDEPTDELIIDLVKTQTEVQSMAKSNGVSVLEYESTLPTRFMVGTENGLVINGNRKGKSAMDKLPAKFDAHVGPVWRVERNPGFLKNFLTVGDWTARVWSEECRESSVIWTPPARHRITNGSWSPTRVSLMLLTQYDGNLSVWDLLRRQHEPVLTMQVCEEPLLTVRPHDGGALLTCGSHKGNIYLVELSQNLAMSDKNDKHLLTAVFERESKRERILEARMREIKLKQRQAEGSPVHSASEMEATLGDRDLLEAAQEFMQITRKEFAAL, from the exons ATGGCTTTATCATACGTTTACACTAAAAAACGTTGTGAGTTCGGACGTCAGATACAGTTCGCCATAGGGAAGACAGACATGTGCGACAGTATCGGCGTGAACAAGGTCGAGCACAAGCAGTACATCCTGCGCAACCCCGTGCACGAGCTCACGCAGCACACGCCGCGCTTCTCGCAGTGCGAGATCAACACCATTCG CGCCGAGTACGCCAACAGTGGCGCCAACCACGCCGAAGGTGGCTGGCCCAAGGATGTGCACGTACACGACCCTGAGGCCACGCAGAGATATCGCCGTAAGATTGAGAAGGACGATGCTTATATCCATTGCGTCATGAACCTTTCGCCG GGATTAGAGAAACTAGTTTTACAGAACAATGCAATCGAAATGTACCAAACCTACTACGCAGAACTAGCAAACATGCCAGCAGTAGAGCAAAACAGCTGCCGCACGGTGAACGTGTACCGCGACGGCGCAGGCGCCTCCAAGCGCGAGCGCTCGGGCTCTGCATCCTCTGGCCCTTGCCGACCAGTCAGTTCTATCTGCTGGCTGCCCGACGGCGGGTCGCGCTTCGCCGCCACGTACGTGGACATCGACTTCAATCGTGAGACACGCGCTCCGCTCGACGCGTACATTTGGGACGTGGACAGTGCAAACAGTCCCGAGACCACAATTTCTCCAGAGTGTCCCTTGTTGGACCTGCAGTACAATCCGAAGGATTCGCACATGCTGGCAGGCGGCCTGATGAACGGCGGTGTGGCTGCGTGGGACTTGCGGATGAAGGCCAACAAGCCGACGGCAGCGAGTCCCCCGCACGTGGCGCACCGCGACCTCGTCAGGAACGTCTTGTTCATCAACTCTAAGAGTGGCTTGGAGTTCTTTTCAGGCGGACCAGACGGTGTCGTCAAGTGGTGGGATATTCGCAAAATTGATGAACCCACCGACGAATTGATCATCGACTTAGTCAAAACTCAAACCGAAGTTCAGAGCATGGCCAAGTCCAACGGCGTGAGTGTGCTCGAGTACGAGTCTACTCTACCGACGCGGTTTATGGTCGGCACAGAGAATGGACTGGTCATAAACGGCAACCGCAAGGGAAAATCTGCGATGGATAAGTTACCAGCAAAG TTTGACGCGCACGTGGGTCCAGTGTGGCGGGTGGAGCGCAACCCTGGCTTCCTGAAGAACTTCCTGACGGTCGGCGACTGGACGGCGCGCGTCTGGAGTGAAGAGTGCCGCGAGTCCTCTGTGATCTGGACGCCGCCCGCGCGCCACCGGATCACCAACGGCTCCTGGAGCCCCACGCGGGTGTCGCTGATGCTGCTGACGCAGTACGACGGCAACCTGTCAGTGTGGGACCTGCTGCGGCGCCAGCACGAGCCCGTGCTCACCATGCAGGTGTGCGAGGAGCCGCTGCTGACGGTGCGCCCGCACGATGGA GGCGCGCTGCTCACGTGCGGCAGTCACAAGGGAAACATTTACCTGGTGGAGCTCTCGCAGAACCTGGCCATGAGCGACAAGAACGACAAGCACCTGCTCACCGCG GTGTTCGAGCGGGAGAGCAAGCGCGAGCGCATCCTGGAGGCGCGCATGCGCGAGATCAAGCTGAAGCAGCGGCAGGCGGAGGGCAGCCCGGTGCACTCCGCCAGCGAGATGGAGGCGACGCTCGGCGACCGAGACCTGCTCGAGGCGGCGCAGGAGTTCATGCAGATCACCCGGAAGGAGTTCGCTGCACTGTAG